One genomic window of Sporocytophaga myxococcoides DSM 11118 includes the following:
- a CDS encoding AsmA-like C-terminal region-containing protein codes for MKVLRIIGKVVLAIALVLLLLVGIVAGIVAFYKKEIIALTIKELNTYLTAKVDVDPDVNVSIFQKFPQITLEFKKVKIAESIEGSELKLAEAGEIFLAFDPWDLLQKRYVISQLYIEDGKIAIRTDAQGRANYEIFKSDTSSASEEVGFNLKKIKLNNVELSFVNEIKNQGYYLLAKDLAAKIKLEQKKYNIGLDGKLVSHKIRAAGHDYFKEKNLEILSELILDNERDQFIVLPSNLKVEKSEFDLTGSFSYKDKKFIDFEFKGKQGQIQTLVSLMPKKIAENFSSYASSGNIFFKSTVKGEISETKSPLIVVEFGISNASIFHPDYKGRLEKVNLVGYFSNGNKHHAKTSFLKLSDISFTLNNKPVKGDFLLENFENPFIRFKAEGSLSLESIFSFYPVEKVKEATGNLDFDINFTGSSEELRKNPDQFNAGGQIIASKINVLIDNLPYRLSNISGDFLFNNNDIAVNDFKGNIGRSDFAINGLFKNVLARMFNKKRKLFVDADFVSSYLDVEELLSAGGKESKKSSDNTQDEGEEKEEKVFPFFKKYEVHLNCEIEKFSYKKFHAKKVKGIYTMKDPWISLERASCRLAGGKLVVNGNLNFASPSNIELTSETVLDGIQVDSIFYMCDNFDQKFIINKNLKGEITGNVDLFMSMNEKFSIDDKSVVAKVDVKILNGELNNFEPMQSLSRFIEEKELEHVRFSELKNTIYIENRLITIPEMTIVTNVSTISVSGTHTFDHVMDYRLTVPLKNFKRKHKDKDEAFGAIEDDKRGQSVVFLTVKGTTDNYKIAYDTKRTKNKIKEDIKKEKREFLDIFKPKRRENISEDAPEPLEENQPKDDGPKFFDFGD; via the coding sequence TTGAAAGTACTCAGAATAATCGGGAAGGTAGTGCTCGCCATTGCACTAGTTTTGCTGCTACTGGTTGGAATCGTAGCCGGGATTGTGGCTTTTTATAAAAAAGAAATTATAGCTCTTACTATTAAAGAGTTAAATACTTATTTAACGGCAAAAGTTGATGTAGATCCTGATGTCAATGTCTCAATTTTTCAAAAATTTCCTCAGATTACTCTTGAATTTAAAAAGGTTAAAATAGCAGAAAGTATAGAAGGGAGTGAATTGAAGCTTGCCGAAGCCGGCGAAATCTTTCTTGCTTTCGATCCTTGGGATTTGCTCCAGAAGAGATATGTGATCAGTCAGCTTTATATTGAAGATGGAAAAATTGCCATCCGCACAGATGCTCAGGGAAGGGCCAATTACGAAATATTTAAAAGTGATACGTCTTCTGCGTCAGAGGAAGTTGGATTTAATCTGAAAAAGATAAAGCTCAATAATGTTGAACTGTCTTTTGTAAATGAAATTAAGAATCAAGGGTATTATTTGCTGGCAAAAGATTTAGCTGCTAAAATAAAGCTGGAGCAAAAGAAATATAACATTGGGCTGGATGGCAAATTAGTATCTCATAAAATACGTGCGGCAGGTCATGATTATTTCAAAGAAAAAAATCTTGAAATCCTGAGCGAATTAATTCTGGACAATGAAAGAGATCAGTTTATTGTACTCCCTTCTAATCTCAAGGTTGAAAAATCGGAATTCGATCTTACGGGTTCTTTCTCCTATAAAGATAAAAAATTCATTGATTTTGAATTTAAAGGTAAACAGGGACAAATACAGACGCTTGTAAGCCTGATGCCGAAAAAGATCGCTGAAAATTTTTCTTCATATGCCAGTTCAGGAAATATCTTTTTCAAATCAACAGTAAAAGGTGAAATCAGCGAAACTAAAAGTCCATTGATAGTAGTGGAATTTGGGATAAGTAATGCATCCATTTTTCACCCTGATTATAAAGGCCGTCTGGAAAAAGTAAACCTTGTAGGATATTTTTCTAATGGAAATAAGCATCATGCAAAGACTTCCTTTCTGAAGCTGTCAGACATCAGTTTTACTCTGAATAATAAACCTGTAAAAGGCGATTTCCTTCTTGAGAATTTTGAAAATCCTTTTATTCGCTTCAAGGCCGAAGGCTCCTTGTCATTAGAGTCCATATTTTCTTTTTATCCGGTAGAGAAAGTAAAAGAAGCTACAGGTAATTTGGATTTTGATATCAACTTTACAGGCAGTTCTGAAGAGTTAAGAAAAAATCCTGATCAGTTTAATGCAGGTGGACAAATCATTGCCAGTAAAATTAATGTGCTGATAGACAATCTGCCATACAGGCTTTCGAATATCAGTGGCGATTTTCTGTTCAATAACAATGATATTGCAGTAAATGACTTTAAAGGAAATATAGGACGGAGCGATTTTGCTATCAATGGATTATTTAAGAATGTCTTGGCAAGGATGTTTAATAAAAAGAGAAAGCTATTTGTGGATGCCGATTTTGTATCAAGTTATCTGGATGTTGAAGAGCTCTTAAGCGCAGGCGGAAAGGAGTCTAAAAAATCTTCTGATAATACCCAAGACGAAGGAGAGGAAAAAGAAGAAAAGGTCTTTCCTTTCTTCAAAAAATATGAAGTCCATCTTAACTGTGAAATAGAGAAGTTTAGCTATAAGAAATTCCATGCTAAAAAAGTCAAAGGTATCTATACTATGAAAGATCCTTGGATTTCGTTGGAAAGAGCTTCCTGCAGATTGGCCGGAGGAAAGCTAGTAGTAAATGGAAACCTTAATTTTGCAAGCCCTTCAAATATTGAACTTACTTCAGAAACAGTACTAGACGGAATTCAGGTCGATAGTATCTTTTACATGTGTGATAACTTTGATCAGAAATTTATTATAAATAAAAATCTGAAAGGTGAAATCACTGGTAATGTTGATTTGTTCATGAGCATGAACGAGAAGTTTTCTATAGATGATAAAAGCGTTGTAGCTAAAGTCGATGTGAAAATCCTGAATGGCGAACTTAATAATTTTGAACCTATGCAAAGTCTTTCACGCTTCATTGAAGAAAAAGAGCTGGAGCATGTGAGATTCTCTGAATTGAAAAATACCATCTACATCGAGAACAGGCTCATCACGATTCCAGAAATGACGATAGTTACAAACGTTTCCACTATTTCAGTTTCTGGTACACATACATTTGATCATGTAATGGACTACAGATTAACAGTGCCTTTGAAAAACTTCAAAAGAAAGCATAAAGATAAAGATGAAGCATTTGGCGCGATTGAAGATGACAAGAGAGGGCAGTCAGTTGTATTCCTCACTGTAAAAGGAACAACAGATAACTATAAGATTGCTTACGATACTAAAAGGACTAAGAACAAGATTAAAGAGGACATAAAGAAAGAGAAAAGGGAGTTCTTGGATATATTCAAACCAAAAAGAAGAGAGAATATATCAGAGGATGCTCCGGAGCCTTTAGAGGAAAATCAACCTAAAGATGATGGGCCTAAGTTTTTTGATTTTGGTGATTAA
- a CDS encoding formylglycine-generating enzyme family protein, which translates to MDETEVTNLQFKEFVEVTGYITAIWKEGGITPLFIFHTQMQMLT; encoded by the coding sequence ATGGATGAAACAGAAGTAACCAATTTACAATTCAAGGAGTTTGTTGAAGTCACAGGATATATAACAGCAATCTGGAAGGAAGGTGGAATCACCCCGTTGTTCATATTTCATACCCAGATGCAAATGCTTACGTGA
- a CDS encoding SUMF1/EgtB/PvdO family nonheme iron enzyme, with translation MRCPKGMVWIQGGDFIMVGTNYPKSYTTERPAHAVKVDGF, from the coding sequence GTGAGATGCCCCAAAGGAATGGTTTGGATTCAGGGGGGAGATTTCATAATGGTGGGAACCAATTATCCTAAATCTTACACAACAGAAAGACCTGCTCATGCTGTAAAAGTTGATGGATTCTGA
- a CDS encoding arylsulfatase, producing MNCAFLLFCFGSGYSVFAQKDKQKPNIVVIMCDDLGWGDFGYISGGGAALGHPTPNVDRLAKEGTHFTSWYGQSSCTAGRSSFITGRIPIRTALSVVVAPADKNGLKAETPTIAEFFQKNGYSTYFSGKWHLGDKPEMYPIAHGFDEMKQFAAYYPGVYSYNNTSNDMHPWFPSYNPEFNKTYNETVNLYEWEGVAGKPANKVALITYDYLQEFDIRQATSAVDYINQHAKDGKPFFMDVNFMKLHNPNHPAKAFVGKSHLGNYSDAVMELDHNIGRIMDAIRKVAPNTIVVFTADNGAWQDAWPDAGVTPFRGEKGSAFEGAFRVPGIMWSPGTIPAGVQLNEMMSHMDVWPTLAKIVGLTPPPTGEWKDDNGKPIYFDGVDNSEYVTGKSKHSARNSFIYIDGENFGGARADIGGDPNNPELRIAWKYLWTSKDSWLGSTQDLGGIGSAYNLTLDPYEKYDMTFNGAASMRNVSTSPGKYAGQDNGWVLALIEPVVVAFDKSIMKYPSIKRIPGGASSDIRPNLQSPESPVPALDPNPPAMRVGGN from the coding sequence ATGAATTGTGCTTTTTTACTCTTTTGTTTTGGTTCAGGATATTCGGTATTTGCACAAAAGGATAAGCAAAAGCCGAATATAGTAGTGATTATGTGTGATGATCTTGGCTGGGGCGACTTTGGCTACATTTCTGGAGGTGGTGCCGCACTGGGACATCCAACACCTAATGTAGATCGATTAGCTAAAGAAGGGACTCATTTTACCAGTTGGTATGGGCAATCAAGCTGTACCGCAGGGCGAAGTTCATTTATTACGGGACGAATTCCAATTCGTACTGCACTTTCAGTTGTGGTAGCTCCAGCCGATAAAAACGGTTTAAAAGCGGAGACGCCAACAATTGCAGAGTTTTTCCAAAAAAATGGCTATAGTACTTATTTTTCTGGAAAATGGCATTTAGGCGACAAACCTGAGATGTACCCAATAGCTCATGGTTTTGATGAGATGAAACAATTTGCAGCCTATTATCCAGGGGTTTATTCTTATAATAATACTTCAAATGATATGCATCCTTGGTTTCCTTCTTATAATCCCGAATTTAATAAAACTTACAATGAGACAGTTAATTTGTATGAATGGGAAGGCGTTGCAGGAAAACCTGCCAACAAAGTGGCTTTAATCACTTATGATTATTTACAAGAGTTTGACATACGTCAGGCTACCAGTGCGGTAGATTACATCAATCAACACGCTAAAGATGGCAAACCTTTTTTTATGGATGTTAATTTCATGAAATTACATAATCCTAATCACCCTGCGAAAGCATTTGTTGGAAAATCACATTTAGGTAATTATTCAGATGCAGTAATGGAATTAGACCATAATATAGGTCGTATAATGGATGCCATCAGAAAAGTAGCACCTAATACAATAGTTGTTTTTACAGCTGATAATGGCGCTTGGCAAGATGCTTGGCCAGATGCGGGTGTAACACCTTTCCGTGGAGAAAAAGGGAGTGCTTTTGAAGGAGCTTTCAGAGTCCCTGGTATTATGTGGTCACCAGGTACTATTCCTGCTGGAGTACAATTGAATGAAATGATGTCACACATGGATGTTTGGCCTACATTGGCAAAAATAGTAGGATTAACTCCTCCTCCGACTGGTGAATGGAAGGATGATAATGGAAAACCCATTTACTTTGATGGAGTGGACAATAGTGAATATGTAACCGGAAAATCAAAACACTCCGCAAGAAATTCATTTATTTATATTGATGGGGAAAATTTTGGAGGTGCACGTGCTGATATTGGCGGTGATCCAAACAATCCGGAACTTAGAATTGCCTGGAAGTATTTATGGACTTCTAAAGATTCTTGGTTAGGATCAACTCAAGATTTAGGAGGAATAGGTTCCGCTTACAACTTGACTTTGGATCCTTATGAAAAATACGATATGACATTTAATGGAGCTGCGTCTATGAGAAACGTATCCACTTCTCCAGGTAAATATGCTGGTCAGGATAATGGTTGGGTTTTGGCATTGATCGAGCCCGTTGTTGTAGCTTTTGATAAATCTATCATGAAATATCCAAGTATCAAACGTATTCCTGGCGGTGCATCTTCTGATATTAGACCAAATCTACAAAGTCCTGAAAGTCCAGTTCCTGCATTGGATCCAAATCCACCTGCAATGAGAGTTGGAGGTAACTAA
- a CDS encoding DUF2490 domain-containing protein yields the protein MAITFNKKFGLHTEYQWRRMHFITTWQQFLARASLTYNITNRLSAALGYVFVETYPYGDHPSTKEPYPENRIYGDLKLKIHIGNLNLKIE from the coding sequence TTGGCGATCACCTTTAATAAAAAATTTGGCTTGCATACAGAATACCAATGGAGAAGAATGCATTTTATCACTACCTGGCAACAATTCCTTGCAAGGGCAAGCCTCACCTATAATATTACCAATCGACTTTCTGCTGCATTAGGATATGTTTTTGTAGAGACTTATCCATATGGTGATCACCCATCTACTAAAGAACCTTATCCTGAAAACAGGATCTATGGAGATCTGAAGTTAAAAATTCATATTGGAAATTTGAATTTGAAAATCGAATAA
- a CDS encoding DUF2490 domain-containing protein — MTLHLKEHTVDANESYLNAYDEIFIRFGDNTGKNFFDQNRLFIGEG; from the coding sequence TTGACTTTGCATTTAAAGGAACATACAGTAGATGCAAATGAATCATATCTGAATGCTTATGATGAAATTTTTATACGCTTTGGTGATAATACAGGAAAGAACTTCTTTGATCAAAATAGGCTATTCATCGGAGAGGGCTAA
- a CDS encoding formylglycine-generating enzyme family protein: MMFLYWRNVFIKRGYYSPYNLLLILLFFHACKPERSDTEMIESTFDLSQKKSCCEKKASRFDTTNSDSTKGMIWVPGGEFTMGTNDPQSYATERPAHKVKVDGFWIDETEVTNLQFKEFVDATGYITVAEKKPVWEELQKQLPPGTPKPSDDKLVAASLVFSPPSYSISTSDYSQWWKWLPGANWKHPEGPESNLEGRWDHPVVHIAFEDANAYAKWAGKRLPTEAEWEFAARGGNNNNARYAWGAVLRPNGIFMANTFQGKFPHNNTKEDGFSSTAPVKSFCPNQLGVYDMIGNVWELTSNWFDLYEYKNIDQNLVLINPKGPSKSNDPEEPYSIKLVTKGGSFLCAENFCINYRPSARQGTAYDSGASHVGFRCVKSE; this comes from the coding sequence ATGATGTTCCTATACTGGAGAAATGTTTTTATAAAAAGAGGATACTATTCACCTTATAATCTTTTATTAATTCTTCTATTTTTTCACGCATGCAAGCCCGAAAGATCAGATACCGAAATGATTGAATCAACTTTTGATCTCTCACAAAAAAAATCCTGTTGTGAAAAAAAGGCATCTCGATTTGATACTACTAATAGCGACAGTACTAAAGGCATGATATGGGTTCCTGGGGGAGAGTTTACCATGGGAACCAATGATCCACAATCATATGCAACAGAAAGGCCGGCACACAAAGTAAAAGTAGACGGATTCTGGATAGATGAAACAGAAGTTACTAATTTACAATTTAAAGAATTCGTAGATGCCACAGGTTATATAACTGTGGCAGAGAAAAAGCCGGTATGGGAAGAGTTGCAAAAACAATTGCCCCCGGGTACGCCTAAACCAAGCGATGATAAACTAGTGGCAGCATCATTGGTATTCAGCCCTCCAAGTTATAGTATCTCAACATCAGATTATTCACAGTGGTGGAAATGGTTACCTGGCGCCAATTGGAAGCACCCGGAGGGGCCTGAGAGTAATTTAGAAGGGCGGTGGGATCATCCTGTTGTACATATTGCATTTGAAGATGCCAATGCTTATGCAAAATGGGCGGGCAAGCGATTACCTACCGAAGCTGAGTGGGAGTTTGCTGCAAGAGGAGGAAATAATAATAACGCCAGATATGCATGGGGAGCAGTGCTAAGGCCTAATGGTATTTTTATGGCAAATACTTTTCAAGGGAAATTCCCTCATAATAACACCAAAGAAGATGGCTTCTCTTCAACTGCGCCTGTAAAAAGCTTTTGTCCTAATCAATTGGGGGTGTATGATATGATAGGCAATGTTTGGGAACTTACATCCAACTGGTTTGATCTTTATGAATATAAGAATATAGATCAAAACCTTGTACTTATAAACCCTAAAGGTCCTTCAAAGTCAAATGATCCTGAAGAACCATACTCTATTAAACTCGTCACTAAAGGTGGGTCATTTCTGTGTGCAGAGAACTTTTGTATCAATTACAGGCCAAGCGCGAGGCAAGGGACAGCATATGATTCAGGAGCTTCCCATGTAGGTTTTCGTTGTGTGAAAAGTGAGTGA
- a CDS encoding HAD family hydrolase: MLISSLLIGCNNDAKEEGTAQDSTPPATAQQPINASDPLPSWADGKIKDSIINFVKLVTKEGPSFVKEEDRITVFDNDGTLWVEQPMYSQVVFAINKVALDHPEWKNKEPFKSLLAGNMEVLDKGGELAVMELIMDTHAGMNTEEFEQEVLAWVAKAKHPRFNKPYTECVYQPMLELMTYLRANGFKTFIASGGGIEFMRPWTQRVYGVSPEQVIGSSIKAKYQVKDGKPELFRQRKIDFIDDKAGKPEGIHSHIGKRPIAAFGNSDGDFQMLEWTTKGKGPTLGLIVHHDDAEREWAYDRKSPVGKLDQALDAAPKNGWLVVSMKENWKKIFSWDK, from the coding sequence GTGCTCATCAGCTCGTTACTGATCGGATGTAATAATGATGCAAAAGAAGAGGGAACAGCACAAGACTCCACACCTCCTGCTACTGCGCAGCAACCAATTAATGCATCTGATCCACTCCCTTCATGGGCAGATGGCAAAATAAAAGATTCAATTATAAACTTCGTTAAGCTAGTAACCAAAGAAGGACCGTCTTTTGTAAAAGAGGAAGATCGTATTACCGTATTTGATAATGATGGTACGCTATGGGTAGAGCAACCAATGTATTCTCAGGTAGTGTTTGCAATAAATAAGGTTGCACTCGACCACCCTGAATGGAAAAATAAAGAACCATTCAAATCTCTTCTGGCGGGCAATATGGAAGTTCTGGATAAAGGGGGAGAATTGGCAGTTATGGAATTAATCATGGACACACATGCGGGAATGAACACTGAAGAGTTTGAACAAGAAGTGCTTGCCTGGGTCGCTAAGGCAAAGCATCCACGTTTTAATAAGCCATATACCGAGTGTGTTTATCAGCCTATGCTTGAATTAATGACTTATTTAAGAGCAAATGGATTTAAAACCTTTATAGCATCAGGTGGGGGAATAGAGTTTATGCGTCCCTGGACTCAGCGAGTATATGGTGTTTCACCGGAACAGGTAATTGGGAGCAGCATCAAGGCTAAGTACCAAGTAAAAGATGGAAAGCCAGAACTTTTCCGTCAACGCAAAATAGATTTCATTGATGATAAGGCGGGCAAGCCAGAAGGAATTCACTCACATATAGGAAAGAGACCAATTGCAGCTTTCGGTAATTCTGATGGAGATTTTCAAATGCTCGAATGGACTACAAAAGGAAAGGGACCTACATTGGGTCTGATAGTGCATCATGATGATGCAGAACGGGAATGGGCGTATGACCGTAAGTCGCCCGTTGGTAAATTAGATCAGGCACTAGATGCAGCTCCAAAGAATGGTTGGTTAGTTGTAAGCATGAAAGAAAATTGGAAGAAAATATTTTCCTGGGATAAATAA
- a CDS encoding M57 family metalloprotease, whose protein sequence is MKKIFIGIFMLTVLATACKKNKDDVRPPEENTTYRDIISSLGFDPNKAVEQDDHYLVEGDIIFTKKELKSLKEQSGEGLQLRLNQTKYKWIVSDTYIGNVKVFIPSTINPSWQTAVRGAINNWNTLTNTKIHFSEVTTSSTANIIVSEINNGNITDVASASMPQQYSATDTRPGSSLIVNNYYLYLGSANLLYTATHELGHSIGFLHSNQQYNASSGSQIPNTPLAGFDPKSVMHQYSQPWEGFTNGDRRAAEALYLKPGAATTPSVVSDQLQILYRYFINGRHYISYSNQEYNGQYLEGPIGKIYKYPVPNTMGIHHLYNTQTGDHLYTIYKSEYKYPFEDRGVIGYAYPNSGEANFVPLHRYFNGIDHYPSRNGNENPSGYVYEGVSFYLLPHEL, encoded by the coding sequence ATGAAAAAAATTTTTATTGGAATTTTTATGCTGACTGTACTGGCTACTGCCTGTAAAAAAAACAAAGATGATGTTAGACCTCCTGAAGAAAATACAACCTATAGAGATATCATTTCCTCCTTAGGATTTGACCCAAATAAGGCAGTTGAACAGGACGACCACTATTTAGTAGAGGGAGATATTATATTTACTAAAAAAGAACTTAAATCTCTAAAAGAACAAAGTGGAGAAGGTCTTCAGCTTAGGCTAAACCAGACAAAATACAAATGGATTGTATCTGATACGTACATTGGCAATGTAAAAGTTTTTATTCCTTCCACTATTAATCCATCCTGGCAAACTGCTGTGAGAGGGGCAATAAACAATTGGAATACTTTAACAAATACCAAAATCCATTTCTCAGAAGTTACTACTTCCTCCACTGCAAATATCATAGTATCTGAAATCAATAATGGCAACATCACGGATGTAGCCAGTGCATCAATGCCTCAACAGTATTCAGCCACTGACACAAGGCCGGGGAGCTCATTGATTGTAAATAACTATTATCTATATTTAGGGTCAGCCAATTTATTGTATACCGCAACTCATGAACTTGGGCATTCAATTGGCTTTCTTCACTCAAACCAGCAATATAATGCTTCAAGCGGTTCACAGATCCCCAATACTCCTTTGGCAGGATTTGATCCAAAGTCTGTAATGCACCAGTACAGTCAGCCATGGGAAGGTTTTACAAACGGAGACAGAAGAGCTGCAGAAGCTTTGTACTTAAAGCCTGGCGCAGCCACCACTCCTAGTGTTGTAAGCGATCAGCTACAAATCCTATATAGGTATTTTATCAATGGAAGACACTATATCTCATATAGTAATCAGGAATATAATGGTCAGTACCTAGAAGGGCCTATTGGTAAAATATATAAATATCCCGTTCCAAATACAATGGGAATTCACCACTTATATAACACCCAGACCGGTGATCATCTTTATACCATATACAAATCTGAATATAAGTATCCATTCGAGGACCGTGGTGTTATTGGATACGCATATCCCAATAGTGGTGAAGCAAATTTTGTACCTCTACATAGATATTTCAATGGGATAGATCATTATCCCTCAAGGAACGGTAATGAAAATCCTTCTGGCTACGTCTATGAAGGAGTTTCCTTCTACCTCCTTCCACATGAACTATAA
- a CDS encoding T9SS type A sorting domain-containing protein, which yields MKISSFFYLVISAVLLSNLVHGQECPTQWYISINGYTSNVPSICSNGIYIHGEASASSCSIYQDTYDTPIRFRLIKDNVDITSEVPAPTLTYGSTSVKADFLIPYNNPHFGPGSYKIKAHFVYMSQYNYQNYTAIVFSDPLTLNQMTEIGGSGFTKTLSPINPDQNKQASFILKGDFAGDSGTDILYHWRASGANNLHISNASGSFTSTASAINPTSSNNYPDYAIAGDFRGSGKTDIFFHWKSSGANTLFTSLDNGTFSQSTSAVNPVAINGSPDLVLSGDFSGDAKSDLLFVWRSTGANNLQTSNGTSFIQTNSVIPAAAINGYPDVVIAGDFGGNSKEDLFIYWKSTGTNRILINNGNGNFTAQYSNPISSSSINGSPENILIGDFAGDTKKDLYFHWKSTGTNKLMVANGVINATYSFTEYINPIAQAAANESPDHAFSTDFNADGKSDLYFHWGNTGRNRIHLSQNDGTFTHCKNKVETCSTNEFPSHIISGNFNSDAGSDLLFYWINTGANRLFKLIPSLTCTTTYRVASVDQENNLSEEMNGSVLIYPNPNDGSFDLEGLDNTLFTGTISILNTQGVLVYREHSDNIFARKHLSLSNLENGLYHLVINNGSDKSITKSFIIKK from the coding sequence ATGAAAATCAGTTCTTTTTTTTATCTGGTAATTTCAGCAGTATTACTATCTAATTTAGTACATGGACAGGAATGTCCTACCCAATGGTACATAAGTATTAATGGTTATACGAGTAATGTTCCTAGTATTTGCAGCAACGGCATATATATACACGGAGAAGCCAGTGCGAGCTCTTGCTCTATTTATCAAGATACTTATGATACACCTATAAGATTTAGATTAATAAAAGATAATGTAGATATTACCTCTGAAGTCCCGGCCCCAACTCTGACTTATGGTAGTACTTCTGTTAAGGCCGATTTCTTAATTCCTTACAATAATCCTCATTTTGGACCTGGTAGTTATAAAATCAAAGCTCATTTCGTTTATATGAGTCAATATAACTATCAGAATTATACAGCCATCGTCTTCTCCGATCCATTAACTTTGAACCAAATGACCGAAATTGGTGGTAGTGGATTCACAAAAACCCTTAGTCCCATAAACCCGGACCAGAATAAGCAAGCAAGTTTCATTCTTAAGGGAGATTTTGCAGGAGACTCCGGGACAGATATTCTTTATCACTGGAGGGCCAGTGGTGCTAATAACCTACATATTAGCAATGCTTCCGGAAGTTTCACTTCAACTGCTTCTGCTATTAATCCAACATCTTCCAATAACTATCCTGACTATGCAATAGCAGGGGATTTCAGAGGGAGTGGCAAAACTGATATTTTCTTTCACTGGAAGTCTTCAGGGGCAAATACGTTATTTACAAGTCTTGACAATGGTACATTTTCCCAGTCAACATCTGCAGTGAACCCTGTAGCTATCAATGGAAGTCCGGATCTTGTACTATCAGGAGATTTTAGCGGAGATGCCAAGTCTGACCTTCTTTTTGTATGGAGGTCAACAGGTGCGAATAACTTGCAAACCAGTAATGGTACTTCCTTTATACAAACTAACTCCGTAATACCTGCTGCTGCAATCAATGGTTATCCGGATGTTGTGATAGCAGGAGACTTTGGAGGTAACAGTAAAGAAGATCTTTTCATATACTGGAAGTCTACCGGAACCAATAGAATCCTGATTAACAATGGTAATGGAAACTTCACTGCTCAATATTCCAACCCTATTTCTTCGAGCTCGATCAATGGAAGCCCTGAAAATATATTGATTGGTGATTTTGCCGGAGACACTAAAAAAGATTTGTACTTCCACTGGAAATCTACAGGAACGAATAAGCTGATGGTAGCGAATGGTGTAATAAACGCAACTTATTCTTTTACTGAATATATAAACCCTATCGCGCAAGCCGCAGCGAATGAAAGCCCAGATCATGCCTTTTCAACAGACTTTAATGCAGATGGAAAATCTGATCTTTACTTTCATTGGGGGAATACTGGCAGAAATAGAATTCATCTTTCCCAGAACGATGGCACTTTCACTCACTGTAAAAACAAGGTTGAAACCTGTTCTACCAATGAGTTTCCAAGTCATATCATCTCAGGAAACTTTAACTCGGATGCAGGTTCAGACTTATTATTTTATTGGATTAATACAGGAGCTAACAGACTTTTTAAACTCATACCAAGTCTTACATGTACTACCACTTATAGAGTTGCATCTGTTGATCAGGAAAACAACCTTTCTGAGGAGATGAATGGAAGCGTGTTGATATATCCAAACCCTAATGATGGTTCGTTCGATCTAGAAGGATTAGATAATACACTATTTACAGGTACCATTTCAATTCTGAACACTCAAGGAGTCCTTGTATACAGGGAGCATTCTGACAACATTTTTGCAAGAAAACACTTAAGTCTGTCAAATCTTGAAAACGGTTTGTATCATTTGGTAATTAATAACGGAAGTGATAAATCAATAACTAAATCTTTTATCATCAAAAAGTAA